One Thermus sp. CCB_US3_UF1 DNA window includes the following coding sequences:
- the uvrA gene encoding excinuclease ABC subunit UvrA: protein MDRIVIRGAREHNLKNISLELPRGKFIVITGVSGSGKSTLAFDTIYAEGQRRYVESLSSYARQFLGVMDKPEVESIEGLSPAISIDQKTTSHNPRSTVGTVTEIHDYLRLLFARVGTAYCPECGRPIEKQSASEITDRLLAKPSGTRAILMAPLVRGRKGEYRKLFAQLLKEGYARVRVDGVIHLLEEAQNLNLEKYEKHDIDLVIDRVVLKEEERPRIAEAVELALLRGEGLMRVLYPDAGEEELFSEKFACPEHGSVLEELEPRIFSFNAPYGACPACSGLGYKQEFDPELIVNPELSLAEGAILPWARGRDTGRSYLWDRLRALAEHLSFDLKTPFKDLPEAAQKAVLYGLPQPFEVVFRRGGKETFRVEVHYEGVIPWLEKRYQEAESEGVREALEGFMSLRPCPVCGGTRYKKEVLSVRVAGKNIAEVSALPVREALAFFQGLEEHLPPFQAQIARPILREIVERLGFLVGVGLDYLTLDRAANTLSGGEAQRIRLATQVGSGLTGVLYVLDEPSIGLHPRDNQRLIATLKRLQSLGNTLIVVEHDEETMRAADWIVDMGPGAGIHGGEVVAQGPLEEILKSPKSLTGAYLRGEKKIPVPKERRKGNGKWLVLKGAREHNLKGVTLRIPLGRFVAVTGPSGSGKSTLIHDVLYAALAQRLMRAKATPGAYEALEGLEHLDKVIEIDQSPIGRTPRSNPATYTGIFDEIRDLFAKTPEARKRGYGPGRFSFNVKGGRCEACGGDGTVKIEMLFLPDLYVPCEVCKGKRYNKETLEVKLRGKSIADVLDMTAEEALDFFQNVPTIARKLQLMVDVGLGYMRLGQPSPTLSGGEAQRIKLATELGRKATGRTLYILDEPTTGLHFEDVAKLLSVLHRLVDAGNTVVVIEHNLDVVKTADWVIDLGPEGGDRGGEIVAEGTPEAVALSGSPTGVFLARIPEIAERLQVAAD from the coding sequence ATGGACCGCATCGTCATCCGGGGCGCAAGGGAGCACAACCTCAAAAACATCAGCCTGGAGCTCCCGCGGGGGAAGTTCATCGTCATCACCGGGGTCTCGGGTTCGGGAAAAAGCACCCTGGCCTTTGACACCATCTACGCCGAGGGGCAGCGGCGTTACGTGGAAAGCCTCTCCAGCTACGCCCGGCAGTTCCTGGGGGTGATGGACAAGCCGGAGGTGGAGAGCATTGAGGGGCTTTCCCCAGCCATCTCCATTGACCAGAAGACCACCAGCCACAACCCCCGCTCCACCGTGGGCACGGTGACGGAGATCCACGACTACCTCCGCCTCCTCTTCGCCCGGGTGGGAACCGCCTACTGCCCCGAGTGCGGCCGCCCCATTGAGAAGCAGTCCGCCAGCGAGATCACCGACCGCCTCTTGGCCAAGCCCTCCGGGACCCGGGCCATCCTCATGGCCCCCCTGGTGCGGGGAAGGAAAGGGGAGTACCGCAAGCTCTTCGCCCAACTCCTGAAGGAGGGCTACGCCCGGGTGCGGGTGGACGGGGTAATCCACCTCCTGGAGGAGGCGCAGAACCTCAACCTGGAAAAGTACGAGAAGCACGACATTGACCTGGTGATTGACCGGGTGGTGCTGAAGGAGGAGGAACGGCCCCGGATCGCGGAGGCGGTGGAGCTGGCCCTCCTGCGGGGCGAGGGGCTCATGCGGGTCCTCTACCCCGACGCCGGGGAAGAGGAGCTTTTCTCGGAAAAGTTCGCTTGTCCGGAGCACGGGAGCGTGCTGGAGGAGCTGGAACCCCGCATCTTCTCCTTCAACGCCCCCTATGGGGCCTGCCCCGCCTGCTCGGGCCTGGGCTACAAGCAGGAGTTTGACCCGGAACTCATCGTCAACCCCGAGCTCTCCCTGGCGGAAGGGGCCATCCTCCCCTGGGCCCGGGGGCGGGATACGGGAAGGAGCTACCTCTGGGACCGGCTCCGGGCTTTGGCCGAGCACCTCTCCTTTGACCTCAAAACCCCCTTCAAGGACCTGCCGGAAGCGGCGCAAAAGGCGGTGCTCTACGGCCTTCCCCAGCCCTTTGAGGTGGTCTTCCGCCGGGGGGGGAAGGAAACCTTCCGGGTGGAGGTCCACTACGAAGGGGTCATTCCCTGGCTGGAAAAGCGCTACCAGGAGGCGGAATCCGAGGGGGTGCGGGAGGCCCTGGAGGGCTTCATGTCCCTAAGGCCCTGCCCGGTCTGCGGGGGCACCCGGTACAAAAAGGAGGTCCTCTCGGTGAGGGTGGCGGGAAAGAACATCGCCGAGGTCTCCGCCCTGCCGGTGCGGGAAGCGCTCGCCTTTTTCCAGGGCCTCGAGGAACACCTCCCCCCCTTCCAGGCCCAGATCGCCCGGCCCATCCTGCGGGAGATCGTGGAGCGCCTGGGCTTTTTGGTGGGGGTGGGCCTGGACTACCTGACCCTGGACCGGGCGGCCAACACCCTCTCGGGGGGCGAGGCCCAGCGCATCCGCCTGGCCACCCAGGTGGGCAGCGGCCTCACCGGGGTCCTCTACGTGTTGGACGAGCCTTCCATCGGTCTCCACCCCCGGGACAACCAGCGGCTCATCGCCACCCTAAAGCGGCTCCAATCCCTGGGCAACACCCTGATCGTGGTGGAGCACGACGAGGAGACCATGCGGGCCGCGGACTGGATTGTGGACATGGGGCCCGGGGCAGGGATCCATGGGGGGGAGGTGGTGGCCCAGGGCCCCCTGGAGGAGATCCTGAAAAGCCCCAAGAGCCTCACCGGGGCCTACCTGCGGGGGGAGAAGAAGATCCCGGTGCCCAAGGAGCGGCGCAAGGGCAACGGCAAGTGGCTCGTCCTTAAGGGAGCCAGGGAGCATAACCTGAAAGGCGTCACCCTGAGGATCCCCCTAGGCCGCTTCGTGGCCGTCACCGGGCCCTCGGGCTCGGGCAAAAGCACCCTGATCCACGACGTGCTCTACGCCGCCTTGGCCCAGCGGCTCATGCGGGCCAAGGCCACCCCAGGGGCTTACGAGGCCCTGGAAGGCTTGGAACACCTGGACAAGGTCATTGAGATCGACCAGTCCCCCATCGGCCGCACCCCCCGCTCCAACCCCGCCACCTACACCGGGATCTTTGACGAGATCCGCGACCTCTTCGCCAAGACCCCCGAGGCCCGCAAGCGGGGCTACGGCCCGGGCCGCTTCTCCTTCAACGTCAAGGGCGGGCGGTGCGAGGCCTGCGGCGGGGACGGCACGGTGAAGATAGAGATGCTCTTCCTCCCCGACCTCTACGTGCCCTGCGAGGTGTGCAAGGGCAAGCGCTACAACAAGGAAACCCTGGAGGTGAAGCTAAGGGGCAAGAGCATCGCCGACGTCCTGGACATGACCGCCGAAGAAGCTCTGGACTTTTTCCAGAATGTTCCCACCATCGCCCGCAAGCTCCAGCTCATGGTGGACGTGGGCCTGGGGTACATGCGCCTGGGCCAGCCCTCCCCCACCCTTTCCGGGGGTGAGGCCCAGCGCATCAAGCTGGCCACGGAGCTGGGACGCAAGGCCACGGGCCGCACCCTTTACATCCTGGACGAGCCCACCACCGGGCTGCACTTTGAGGATGTGGCCAAGCTCCTCTCCGTGCTCCACCGCCTGGTGGATGCGGGGAACACCGTGGTGGTCATTGAGCACAACCTGGACGTGGTGAAGACCGCGGACTGGGTCATTGACCTGGGGCCCGAGGGAGGGGACCGGGGCGGGGAGATCGTGGCCGAGGGCACCCCGGAGGCGGTGGCCCTCAGCGGAAGCCCCACCGGGGTTTTCCTGGCCCGGATCCCGGAGATCGCCGAACGGCTTCAGGTGGCCGCGGACTAG
- a CDS encoding TetR/AcrR family transcriptional regulator has translation MSVREYQKKRRRNRIFQAAMNLFRQRGFQETTATDIAKAAHVSRGTFFNYYPYKEAVLLDYGSLLLGGLKEEVRRRLAQGMDPLAVLRFLFQELSQFTKAEKELVLPLLYELLNPDPIRAKAAFQALPLGDLIAEVLRPLQEQGVVRQDLSLERMGRTLADLYFLAALRWAAYTPHRDLEGELDKFLSLALEGVLARGNPALKARA, from the coding sequence ATGTCCGTAAGGGAGTACCAGAAAAAGCGCCGCCGGAACCGCATCTTCCAGGCGGCCATGAACCTCTTTCGCCAGCGGGGCTTCCAGGAAACCACCGCCACGGACATCGCCAAGGCGGCCCATGTCTCCCGGGGCACCTTTTTCAACTACTACCCCTACAAGGAGGCGGTCCTCCTGGACTACGGAAGTCTCCTCCTGGGGGGACTCAAGGAGGAGGTGCGCCGGCGGCTGGCCCAGGGCATGGACCCCTTGGCGGTCCTCCGCTTCCTCTTCCAGGAGCTTTCCCAGTTCACCAAGGCGGAGAAGGAGCTCGTTTTGCCCCTCCTCTACGAGCTCCTCAACCCCGACCCCATCCGGGCCAAGGCGGCCTTCCAGGCCCTGCCCCTGGGGGACCTCATCGCTGAGGTGCTGAGGCCCCTGCAGGAACAGGGGGTGGTGCGCCAGGACCTTTCCCTAGAGCGCATGGGCCGCACCCTGGCCGACCTCTACTTCCTGGCCGCCCTGCGCTGGGCGGCCTACACCCCCCACCGGGACCTGGAGGGGGAGCTGGACAAGTTCCTCTCCCTGGCCCTGGAGGGGGTCCTGGCCCGGGGGAACCCGGCCCTCAAGGCCAGGGCCTAG